From the Acidobacteriota bacterium genome, one window contains:
- a CDS encoding CocE/NonD family hydrolase, with product MSKSKLFSLVVISALLIVPGGPSASRAHAIELVDVSTHFIEVPAGSFGSGTIKLAATLYQPRFFPLAPAAVYIHGWGGHRLTGEDNLAYYIAAAGYIVLSYTARGFGDGESGGQATLAGPDELNDLRRVIDWLTTDPDRVIGPRVAKVGVLGGSYGGGHSFQIASDPRVSAVVPLVGWTDLEQALYPNGAIKYGLGIAEFNSGLKRHVGQAPFFNYSELQFDLLDAAAEGRLPDRSVRKALRERSISARNENGQDILESSKQPRVPTLIIQSWDDYLFPASQVLDVFSQITAPKRIYLGRRGHPPGGNQFEGEDLYIATEVLRWFDHYLRGFGPTDPLKVISAPAPFSALPFTDTDFPSDDIASVPLFLKPGGILSRKKKGPVEQETAGGIFRPERIRSSHRGADIPSTSDLLSGHAEALATAPRQFQYTFAPFDVQTEMIGLSEFSLFVSSTTSSDIDLIVRTYDVAPDGTETEVTIGAMRVLGLSPGEVRRASFYDFGDDWVFQAGHSLRLRVSNIDFPAFRPPGANDNLRSEFTIHTGKKFPSSMRVPVRQR from the coding sequence ATGTCGAAGTCAAAGCTGTTCAGCCTCGTCGTAATATCCGCTCTGTTGATTGTTCCTGGCGGGCCTTCTGCCTCTCGCGCTCATGCAATTGAGCTCGTAGATGTCTCCACCCATTTCATAGAAGTACCCGCAGGCTCCTTCGGTTCGGGAACGATCAAGCTTGCTGCTACGCTGTACCAGCCGCGTTTTTTTCCGCTTGCGCCCGCGGCTGTCTACATCCATGGGTGGGGCGGGCACAGGCTAACCGGCGAAGACAACCTCGCCTACTACATCGCGGCAGCCGGCTACATCGTGCTCTCTTACACCGCTCGCGGGTTTGGCGATGGTGAATCGGGAGGGCAGGCAACACTTGCCGGACCGGATGAGCTGAATGACTTGCGTCGAGTCATCGATTGGCTGACCACCGACCCCGATCGCGTAATCGGGCCGCGAGTGGCCAAGGTAGGAGTGCTGGGCGGTTCATACGGAGGCGGACATTCATTCCAGATCGCCTCTGATCCACGCGTCTCGGCGGTGGTGCCTCTCGTGGGGTGGACTGATCTCGAGCAAGCCCTCTATCCGAACGGCGCGATTAAATACGGGCTGGGAATAGCGGAGTTTAACTCGGGCCTCAAACGACATGTGGGCCAGGCTCCTTTCTTCAACTACAGCGAGCTTCAGTTTGATTTGTTGGACGCCGCCGCGGAAGGCCGGCTCCCGGACAGGAGCGTCAGGAAAGCGCTTCGGGAGCGCTCGATCTCCGCGCGCAACGAGAACGGGCAAGATATTCTGGAGTCGTCGAAGCAGCCTCGGGTTCCTACTCTCATCATTCAATCCTGGGACGATTATCTGTTTCCCGCCTCCCAGGTGCTGGATGTGTTTTCTCAGATCACCGCGCCCAAGCGGATTTATCTGGGGCGTCGTGGTCATCCGCCCGGAGGAAACCAATTCGAAGGTGAAGATCTCTACATCGCGACCGAGGTCCTGCGCTGGTTCGATCATTACTTGCGCGGCTTCGGCCCGACTGACCCGCTTAAGGTGATAAGTGCTCCCGCCCCGTTCTCAGCTCTTCCATTTACCGACACGGATTTTCCATCGGATGATATCGCTTCAGTCCCGTTGTTTCTGAAGCCCGGCGGGATCCTGTCGCGTAAGAAGAAGGGGCCGGTCGAGCAGGAAACGGCGGGCGGCATCTTTCGCCCCGAACGCATTCGAAGCTCACATCGCGGCGCCGACATACCCTCGACGAGTGACCTGCTCAGCGGCCACGCCGAAGCGCTTGCAACGGCGCCTCGTCAGTTTCAGTACACGTTCGCGCCGTTCGATGTACAAACCGAGATGATCGGTCTCAGCGAGTTCAGCCTCTTCGTCAGCAGCACAACATCGTCTGATATCGATCTGATAGTGCGAACCTACGACGTCGCTCCCGACGGAACCGAGACTGAGGTAACGATCGGTGCGATGCGGGTGCTGGGCTTATCACCGGGCGAAGTGCGCCGCGCCTCGTTTTACGACTTTGGAGACGACTGGGTATTTCAAGCCGGTCACTCGCTCAGACTCAGGGTCTCGAACATCGACTTTCCCGCATTCAGACCGCCGGGCGCTAATGACAACCTCCGATCGGAGTTCACGATCCACACCGGCAAAAAGTTTCCGTCCAGCATGCGAGTTCCGGTTCGCCAGAGATAG